The Vanrija pseudolonga chromosome 1, complete sequence genomic sequence TGGTAAAGATTCGCTCAGaatgcgcggcgcgcaccaaCTCACCAGCTACAAGCAACACAGAGTCCCAGTGTCGCAGCGAGTGAACCGCTCCGTACGGGCCTTCAATGTAAACGGGGATCCGAGTCTCCACAATATCCGACATCGAGTCACGCAGTAGCTTGGTCGCGCCTTCATGGACCTTGATGATGAATACCGCATTGTCGTTTCTGCCATCGGGAACGTTTGCAAAGGAGAATGGGTGGGATTCGTGCAAAGACTGAGTGATCGTTGGCATGGACAAGAAACTGAATGGGTCAGTACCCTCTGCCTTGGATCTGAACTCACGCATGCTGTCCTGCTGACCAGTGTATGTTGTGCCTGCGGACGGTGAGGCGAAGCACGTTCCactccagcagctcgacggtGCAGTTGCCGCTTGTCCCCAGGGCCGAAGTGCGACCGGTGCCGGATTGCCGGTTCGCTCCGTAAAGCCTGGCGAGCCGGATCAGACGGTCCACAACCCAAAGGCCTAGAGCGGGCTTCTGGATTAGCTGACGCGTTGACCCATGACACTTACCCAGACCCAATACATCAATCTCTTCCAGTGGAAGATTGCCCCGATGAGAAATAGTCTGTGGTGGCATGAGACTTCATGCACAAAGTTGGTCTCTCTCACAATGTGAACACTATGTGCGTGACGATGAAGAATTCCCAGGCCACGCGGCGGATGAGTCGAAAGCTGGTTGTCCAGAGCATAGTAAACGCGAAGAGAGCGATGAGGCCCTGTGTCTGCGTCAGAACAAGGATGTAGGAAGCAGCCGAGGACTCACGGAAATGATGTAGCCTCGAGAAAAATGACCCTTCTCCCATACTCTGGGCGTCCATCCAATTGCATGAATCCAGCTGCAGAGGAGACAAGCCCTCGATGCGGCACGGTGAAGGAAGTTGAGCTTTTGATACGTGATGCCCGTGAGGAGTGTGACGGGGTTGTTCTTCGCAACCAACAATATTATCAGAGGAAGCTGGCTGAATGCCTGAAGAGTGAGCGGCCGCATGCGCTCGAATGCCTCACCATGACTCCCATCTGATTGGCGAGGTTTCCTTGGCCGCCAACCCCTAAAAGCAAGTAAGCGAGGGGAAGCTCACTTCACTCACATCTCGACTTGTTGATAGAGAAAAAGAAGAGGAGGGCACAATAGACCAGCGTGCACAGCCCATCGGCGATTGTGTCTGGCCCATACAACCACTTGGGAAATGAACCAAGAAACAACCAGGTCTGTGCCGACCGCTGGAatcgccgccatcgcggAGGAGCCACTGCGATGACAGGCTCCAGTTGCCCCATGCGCCTCCGTTTGAACGAGGCGACCAGGTGACGTGCAGACAAAGCgagaagggcgacgagggtAATAGCACACATGTATCGACTGGCATACCAGTGATACTTTCTGGGCTTCGTTATTGGCAGGCCATGGACCGTGTGCACCGAACTCGAGCCGTTGGAAGACATGTTGAAACGGCTTTGATGTGTGGTGGGGTTTCAAGAAACTAATTTCTCGAGGCGAGACACATGATGTAGTCGGGGAGGAGCTGGTTCGAGGTGGGCCCAACCATGCTCAGGACCCTAGGGGCGTGTCGCCGCTGGTGTTACAGTTACTGATGGCCAAGGCTGCGAAGGCCGGAACAACGTGAGCGTGTGGGTGTTGGC encodes the following:
- the rpl22 gene encoding 60S ribosomal protein L22 1; amino-acid sequence: MSSNGSSSVHTVHGLPITKPRKYHWYASRYMCAITLVALLALSARHLVASFKRRRMGQLEPVIAVAPPRWRRFQRSAQTWLFLGSFPKWLYGPDTIADGLCTLVYCALLFFFSINKSRWVGGQGNLANQMGVMAFSQLPLIILLVAKNNPVTLLTGITYQKLNFLHRAASRACLLCSWIHAIGWTPRVWEKGHFSRGYIISGLIALFAFTMLWTTSFRLIRRVAWEFFIVTHIVFTLLFLIGAIFHWKRLMYWVWKPALGLWVVDRLIRLARLYGANRQSGTGRTSALGTSGNCTVELLEWNVLRLTVRRHNIHWSAGQHAFLSMPTITQSLHESHPFSFANVPDGRNDNAVFIIKVHEGATKLLRDSMSDIVETRIPVYIEGPYGAVHSLRHWDSVLLVAGGTGVTFCLSHLHDLVNRQHGTEGPRRVRLVWHVRRRTDVLWVTPLLNKVASLASESKTEVRLDIFVTQSRHDSSSISIPVMVNGPAEGTGLLAELKSGRHFGSSAVAPNHSGLSPTLRSLMYWHQGRADLGALMEQEFIHTAGSHNPKATSSAAKTAGKPQHKFYVDYSVPANDNVFDPAAFEKFLHDRIKVEGKAGQLGDAIQLTKEGNKLVLTSQIPFSKRYLKYLTKKHLKKNSFENFLRVVATSKDTYSLRYFKVDQDEADDEE